The Pseudomonadota bacterium nucleotide sequence CGCCTAGCTTGGCCGAGGAACTAACTATCGCTTTTGGATGAATCGACTGACTGCTCATTAAATACCTATACTACGTAGCTATACTGCCGCAGCTGTCAGCGTGCCTGATGCAACGATCTTGCCATCAACTAGAACCTCTCCCGCGATAATCCAGAGCGGATTACGCTTCTTAATACTTTTCATATGAATATGAAGGGTGTCGCCCGGAATAACTTGACGTTTCCACTTAAAACCATCAGCACCAACGAGGTAAAAGACCTTACCACTGAGGAGCTTTGGCTCTGAATAGCGGGCAAAAACCGCGGCCGTTTGCGCCATCGCCTCCATGATTAGTACGCCCGGCATAACCGGATGCTCGGGGAAATGTCCTTGAAAGAAGCCCTCGTTGGCCGTTACATTCTTGACTGTAACGATGTTAACATTCGGCTCCAACTCAATAACTTTATCAATTAGTAGAAATGGATAACGGTGCGGGATCCACTTCTGAATCTCGTTGATATCCATAAACACCTTATGCTCGTTTTCCTGTTGCTCTTGTATTGCCATACTCCTACAGCGCCACCCTTTTCTTATCTAAACTTTTTACAACTTCATCGGTAATATCAATCCGCTCTGACGAGAAGAGCACCGACTTTCTGTCTCGCTCAAATACGAACTGATACTCCTTCTCCTGTGCGAGAGCCTTTACTAACTCGTTAATCTGACTAACTACCTTTGAGATCTCTGCATCGTTGCTACGAGCAAGCTTCTCCTGAATATCCTGAAATATGCGCTGAAATTCAACCTGCTTGCGCTCAAGCTCCTCTCGACGAGACTCAAGAGCCGAACCGGATAGAATGGCGGACTGCTTCTCAAGATCTGAGCGCTGCCTTTCGAAGTCAGCCTTAAGGGCTGCAACCTTTGCTTGCCCCTTCTTAATCTCTACCTCTAGATTGTTCTTGGCAGCCTTGCCGATAATCGACTCCGTTATCACCCTCTGGGTGTCGATAATGACTATCTTCTGTGCCTGCGCAATAGTTGTGGAAGATAACCCAACCACCACAAATACACACACTAACCACCCTATCTTCATAGCGATCCTCTACTAAGCCCCTGGGTAGTTACCACACCACAATCTAGAATTACAGTCTATAACTACCGTAGATAATCTAACCTCTCAAAGGTCCGCTGTCGAGAGCCCACCGCCATAACAGCATTGTAACGATTTAGTGCAGATACCCGCCATCCTCAGGGCTTCCAAATGCAAAATCACCCTGATTTGACCCTCGTGAACGAGATTTAACCTTAACCCCAAGCGCCCTCTTAAGGGGCTCTAACACCTCTGGCTTTAAGCCAGGAGAGAACTCGGCTGAGTCCTGGCTTGAGCCCTGAACCATATTTAGTTCGCCAACATCATTCACAGCCCCACGCAACCAGTCTGCCGCAGCCGCACGCCAGGAATGCCCCGAAGCTCCGTGCCCCTTGGCCTGTGAGCTGAGGTAGGCCGAGATTGAGAGGTAGTATTTTAACTTCCAACGGATCGGATTGTATTGGGGTTTATCAAAAAACTCATGCGCTATTTGTAGCGTGCGGTGCGCTTCTTCAAAGATCTCTCCACTCCGAGTTTTTCCGACCTCAAGCAACGCCAGCCCGGTGACGGCATTCGTTAAAGCAACGTCGAGTTTAGAATCGAGCTCCTCATATAACTTTCGTGCACTGTTCAGATGGCGAACCGCCTCTACAGGGTCCTTAGCTATAACGCACAGCTGCGCCAGGGTTGAGAACAGCTTGGCCTTCGTTTTTAGCGCCTGTGGGGCATTTCCGAACGGCTCAAGAGCTAGCTCAGCCTCATATAAGATCCTATGTACCTGCTGCAACTTCTTCTTAGAGATATATCCACGCTCGGTGAACTCCGCCATGGCGAGTGCCTGAACCAGCGCCGCTCGCTTTTCACTCGCTGAGATATAGGCCCGTCGCTCGTCTTCAATAGCGACCGAGGTAGCACAGATCTTTTGCGCTTTGTTCCAATCGCCTATAGCGGCGTAGCAGGAACCCAGCATATATCCGGCCTGTGCCTGTGCCATCTTGAGTCCGCGGGTTCTAAAGAAAGCCTCACACCGTTTTGCACTCCTGGTTGCAGCAGCGCTATCTCCCATTATTTGCGCAGCGGACACCACACTGGTACCGATTAGGCCCACAGCCATCTCTGAGCGCAACGCGTCTTCAAGCGCAACTCCAAACTCCTGCGCCTTTTTAAGCTCCCCTAGGGTGAGCGCGCTCTGAAGTGCTCCAAGCTTTGCAAGTAAGGCCCCTTGCAGCAGCCCACCCCGCTCTGCCTGAGTGAGCGCTTTGGTAAAATAGGTCATTGCTCGTGAATTATAGCGCTGCGCAGCCGCAGCCTGCGCCAGCAATAAGAACCCCTCAAGCATCCCAGAGAGGTATTCGTTTTCTTCGAACAGTAGACACGCGCCCTCAATTAACTGCGCCTCGTATGAATTAGTCTTTAGCATTCGAGCAATTGAGAGTTCGGCCACCCCGCGCGCAACCGCCCCCAGAGGTACAGCCTGGGCACGTAGCATTTCGGGCGATACGGTTGTTATCGATCTATCGGTTCCGGCCCGTTCTACATGGTAACGGGCCCGCAAAATTTCAAAGGCCAACTCGGAGCCCCTCTGCTGATAGCTCAGCTCGCGCTCGATCTTCTCAAGGATTAATTGCGCTGGAAGCAGCTCCGGTTGTGGCGCATACATATAGGTCTTCGCGAGCTCGAGTCCAACCTGCGCTTGCAGCTCCGAACTATTCGCACTACAACGATCAAGTTCAGCTAGGAGGGTCGTCCTAGCTCGTATTAATTCTGAATCATGCAGCACCCCGAGCGCTACTCCAACAAAGAGCGCCCGCGCAAGCAACATCGCCGCACGAACCTTATCGGCATCCGAGTGTCCTGCGTGGTGAATCTCTACGTAGAGGGCCTCTATCGTTCCTACGTTGTGTGTAATCGTACCCTCCTCCATCAACTCGCACAGCGCCGCATAGCCCTTAAAGAGGCGATGACGCGGGGTTGTCTCAACTATCTTACAAACACTAATTGCAAGTGATCTAGCCGCTCTAAATTGCCCAGCCTCTATCAACAGCTCAAGCGCATCTACTGCGTTCCAGGTGGCTGTCGTCGCGTGTTGCTCTTGAGCGATAGTTTTTAGAAGCTCAGGAAGCATATCTCGTGTAAGGGTACACGGCTTATCCTGTGATTCGATCATTGGGGGTGGCATTGGGGATGGCTTCGTCATAAATATTCCTTAAATGTTCTTCTGTGGGCACTTGGCAGGGGTATCCTGGAAGGCGAGGATCGTTTCAGTCAGAGCGGCCGCTTCAGTTTGCGAATCTTTATCCGACACCGTCACCTGCCACGCCGTCGGGGCAAGACTAGCTAGGCTCTGTAGCTCACTAAGAATGAATGAGCTGGCGCGCTGTGTCCCGATTACCAATAACGGACACCTTAAACGGTGGAGATACGATTTTACGTTAAAACCCTGCAGCCCAAGACGCAGTGGAAGTCCGAACGGAAGTTTCCCTTCGATCCGATCCACTAAGCGCTCCCAACGACTAGGGTGTGGCCGCGAGCTTGAATCAATAACGACCAGGGTACGAACCAACTTGGGATTTACTAAGACAAGATTCTGCGCCAACGTGGCCCCCGCCCCCAACCCGACTAGGCTGGCCTGTCGTATAGCGAGCTTTGCTACCAGCTCCGAGAGGATTTCCGATAGGGGCTCCCATGAAGTAGCCGTTACCGCAGCACTTAAGAGGGTAACCACACGCGCCCTCTGACTAAGTTGCAGCGCGATCTCATGCGCCAGCGCTATATAGTTGAGATCGTCTACAATAATAAGAAAAACACGCCCTTGCCCGATATCCGAGATAACCTCAACCCTTAAGTGCGGGAGAGCTACTGGTGTTTGAGATTCAGTATTCATGGCAACCTGATAAGGGTACATAAAGCGCTCCCGCTAGTCTACCTATAGGAAACGTAAGTAAGGGTATCTATTCAAAGGGTCAGACAGACCGGTGTGCGTTAGCCCCTATAAAGGGGCGAGTTTGCGGAGCAAACTGGGGTGGAAACATTAACTGG carries:
- a CDS encoding OmpH family outer membrane protein; amino-acid sequence: MKIGWLVCVFVVVGLSSTTIAQAQKIVIIDTQRVITESIIGKAAKNNLEVEIKKGQAKVAALKADFERQRSDLEKQSAILSGSALESRREELERKQVEFQRIFQDIQEKLARSNDAEISKVVSQINELVKALAQEKEYQFVFERDRKSVLFSSERIDITDEVVKSLDKKRVAL
- the fabZ gene encoding 3-hydroxyacyl-ACP dehydratase FabZ; protein product: MAIQEQQENEHKVFMDINEIQKWIPHRYPFLLIDKVIELEPNVNIVTVKNVTANEGFFQGHFPEHPVMPGVLIMEAMAQTAAVFARYSEPKLLSGKVFYLVGADGFKWKRQVIPGDTLHIHMKSIKKRNPLWIIAGEVLVDGKIVASGTLTAAAV